The Apis cerana isolate GH-2021 linkage group LG12, AcerK_1.0, whole genome shotgun sequence genome window below encodes:
- the LOC133667101 gene encoding uncharacterized protein LOC133667101 isoform X1 produces the protein MANIFNLFGEISEFHKGSTIKPLARSKTCLDINGSLKNVGQSKPKGLSIRSSSDLNVPETVQITFNKQQELLKPKLTQLDNNGQLISPRKNILSEINFLQKLSAFSIKKKDISPKKELDIKHVKSPLSYNESIFKKPLLLKNHVKKLYPEPENLAPYYDMQFEYDNIYTKDIENEFKELLKKKGNEIVLYEDEFELDQKEIKFEIPKLCISPIFDEEWIQYKIPDLPEISDEF, from the exons atggctaatatatttaatttatttggtgAAATATCAGAATTCCATAAAG gTTCAACTATAAAACCTTTAGCAAGATCAAAAACATGTCTTGATATAAATGGTTCTTTAAAGAATGTTGGTCAATCAAAACCAAAAGGATTATCAATTAGATCTAGTTCTGATTTAAATGTACCTGAAACTGTGCAAATTACTTTCAATAAACAACAAGAATTGTTAAAGCCAAAACTAACACAATTAGATAACAATGGCCAACTAATATCAcctaggaaaaatattttatcagaa attaattttttacagaaaCTAAGtgcattttctataaaaaaaaaagatatatctccAAAAAAAGAACTTGATATAAAACATGTAAAATCACCTCTATCATATaatgaaagtatttttaaaaagccattacttttaaaaaatcatgttaaaaaattatatcctgAACCAGAAAATCTAGCACCATATTATGATATGCAATTTGAATATg ataatatttatactaaagatatagaaaatgaatttaaagaattacttaaaaaaaagggaaatgaAATAGTACTTTATGAAGATGAATTTGAATTAG atcaaaaggaaattaagtttgaaataccaaaattatgtatatcacCTATATTTGATGAAGAGTGGATACAATATAAGATTCCTGATTTACCAGAAATATCTGATGAATTTTaa
- the LOC133667101 gene encoding uncharacterized protein LOC133667101 isoform X2 has product MANIFNLFGEISEFHKGSTIKPLARSKTCLDINGSLKNVGQSKPKGLSIRSSSDLNVPETVQITFNKQQELLKPKLTQLDNNGQLISPRKNILSEKLSAFSIKKKDISPKKELDIKHVKSPLSYNESIFKKPLLLKNHVKKLYPEPENLAPYYDMQFEYDNIYTKDIENEFKELLKKKGNEIVLYEDEFELDQKEIKFEIPKLCISPIFDEEWIQYKIPDLPEISDEF; this is encoded by the exons atggctaatatatttaatttatttggtgAAATATCAGAATTCCATAAAG gTTCAACTATAAAACCTTTAGCAAGATCAAAAACATGTCTTGATATAAATGGTTCTTTAAAGAATGTTGGTCAATCAAAACCAAAAGGATTATCAATTAGATCTAGTTCTGATTTAAATGTACCTGAAACTGTGCAAATTACTTTCAATAAACAACAAGAATTGTTAAAGCCAAAACTAACACAATTAGATAACAATGGCCAACTAATATCAcctaggaaaaatattttatcagaa aaaCTAAGtgcattttctataaaaaaaaaagatatatctccAAAAAAAGAACTTGATATAAAACATGTAAAATCACCTCTATCATATaatgaaagtatttttaaaaagccattacttttaaaaaatcatgttaaaaaattatatcctgAACCAGAAAATCTAGCACCATATTATGATATGCAATTTGAATATg ataatatttatactaaagatatagaaaatgaatttaaagaattacttaaaaaaaagggaaatgaAATAGTACTTTATGAAGATGAATTTGAATTAG atcaaaaggaaattaagtttgaaataccaaaattatgtatatcacCTATATTTGATGAAGAGTGGATACAATATAAGATTCCTGATTTACCAGAAATATCTGATGAATTTTaa